A window of the Hordeum vulgare subsp. vulgare chromosome 5H, MorexV3_pseudomolecules_assembly, whole genome shotgun sequence genome harbors these coding sequences:
- the LOC123398502 gene encoding asparagine synthetase domain-containing protein 1 isoform X3, with product MCGIALVLSGDCLVVAPSTATAAAAAAASGTPFSNEEKGVSVGELEEALRRRGPDSLGCHRLHLCADGTIVDCDSGDGVCGGVGATELCFIGATLQLRGAEPVSQPLVAQSGSVLVYNGEIYGGINIANDQNDTQSLLSSLESCCCYDFHVADRDEAYCCCESVGKSVPQVLSTIKGPWALIYWQADSKTLWFGRDAFGRRSLLVHWPTPDDSRFILSSVSPPSFSRNNSAIEVNGLESGADPDFSGHTKVSYWEELPCGIYSIHLKDLDNNATCMKEGCVVEVRKHDWTDSSLHTLIRWERKLTVPTVDGLISAMGSVDKGNHNLPSCFRSCREAEDSTAHRVLIALRESVMLRTNVNILCQSDLNKLKEAELAPIAILFSGGLDSMILAALLDQCLDSKWTIDLLNVSFDGHLAPDRVSSLAGLKELQRISPLRRWRLVEIDSNLANLKEESEHVMSLIYPSNTYMDLNIGIALWLAASGDGWVNGQDGDRYKHKSTSRVLLVGSGADEQCAGYGRHRTKYRVGGWVSLDEEMRLDVQRIWKRNMGRDDRCISDHGKEARFPFLDESVIRTLLEIPLWDIAKLDEPVGKGDKKILREVAKLLGLQEAAFLPKRAIQFGSRIARESNRKNFGSNRAANLASAGSVEVHKRND from the exons ATGTGCGGCATAGCCCTCGTCCTATCCGGCGACTGCCTAGTCGTCGCcccctccaccgccaccgccgccgccgccgccgctgcatcCGGAACACCGTTCTCCAACGAG GAGAAGGGCGTGTCCGTGGGTGAGCTCGAGGAGGCCCTACGGCGGCGAGGCCCGGACAGCCTTGGATGCCATAGGCTCCACCTTTGCGCAGACGGCACCATCGTAG ATTGTGACAGTGGAGACGGGgtttgtggtggtgttggtgcCACGGAGTTGTGCTTCATTGGTGCGACACTGCAGCTCAGGGGAGCCGAGCCGGTTTCGCAGCCACTGGTGGCGCAATCAGGAAGCGTTCTAGTGTATAATG GTGAGATATATGGAGGAATTAACATTGCCAATGATCAGAATGACACGCAATCACTCTTGTCTTCACTGGAATCTTGCTGTTGCTATGACTTCCATGTTGCTGATAGAGATGAAGCATACTGTTGCTGTGAGAGCGTAGGGAAATCAGTTCCACAGGTCCTCTCCACTATTAAAGGACCATGGGCTTTAATATACTGGCAGGCAG ACTCAAAGACATTGTGGTTTGGCCGGGATGCATTTGGGAGAAGAAGCCTGTTGGTACATTGGCCCACTCCTGATGATTCACGCTTTATATTATCATCAGTATCACCCCCTTCGTTTTCAAGGAATAACTCTG CAATAGAAGTAAATGGTTTGGAGTCAGGAGCGGACCCTGATTTTTCTGGCCATACCAAAGTTAGCTACTGGGAAGAGCTTCCTTGTGGGATATACAGCATTCACCTGAAAGACCTTGATAATAATGCCACATGTATGAAGGAAGGATGTGTCGTCGAAGTTAGAAAACATGATTGGACGGATTCTTCGTTGCATACATTAATACGATGGGAGAGAAAATTGACAGTTCCTACTGTGGATGGCTTGATTTCGGCCATGGGTTCTGTTGACAAAGGGAACCATAACCTGCCTTCGTGTTTCAGAAGCTGTAGAGAAGCTGAAGACAGTACAG CACATAGAGTATTAATTGCACTAAGGGAGTCTGTAATGCTGCGAACCAATGTGAACATACTGTGTCAG AGTGATCTGAATAAACTCAAGGAAGCGGAGTTGGCCCCGATAGCAATCCTTTTCTCTGGTGGCTTGGACTCCATGATACTTGCAGCATTACTAGACCAGTGCCTTGATTCCAAAT GGACAATTGATTTGCTGAATGTCAGTTTTGATGGGCACCTAGCTCCAGATAGGGTTTCTTCACTGGCAGGACTGAAGGAGCTTCAGAGAATCTCCCCTCTGCGGAG ATGGCGTCTTGTTGAGATTGACAGTAATTTGGCGAACTTGAAAGAGGAAAGTGAACATGTGATGTCACTGATATACCCATCAAATACCTATATG GATTTGAACATTGGTATAGCCCTATGGTTAGCTGCTAGCGGGGATGGTTGGGTGAATGGGCAAGATGGTGATCGCTACAAGCACAAGTCAACATCTAGAGTCCTTTTAGTCGGTTCTGGAGCTGATGAGCAGTGTGCTGGTTATGGTAGACATCGTACTAAATATAGAGTTGGAGG ATGGGTTTCACTGGATGAGGAAATGAGACTAGATGTGCAAAGAATTTGGAAAAGAAACATGGGAAGAGATGATAGGTGCATTTCTGACCATGGCAAGGAG GCTCGTTTTCCATTTCTTGATGAGAGTGTGATCAGAACATTGTTGGAAATTCCACTATGGGATATCGCTAAACTTGATGAACCTGTGGGGAAGGGTGATAAGAAGATTCTGAGAGAG GTTGCAAAGCTGCTGGGTCTACAAGAAGCTGCTTTTCTGCCAAAGCGAGCAATCCAG TTTGGTTCGAGAATAGCAAGGGAATCAAACCGCAAGAACTTTGGCAGCAACCGAGCCGCGAACCTGGCGTCAGCAGGTAGCGTGGAGGTCCACAAGCGTAACGACTGA
- the LOC123398502 gene encoding asparagine synthetase domain-containing protein 1 isoform X2, with product MCGIALVLSGDCLVVAPSTATAAAAAAASGTPFSNEEKGVSVGELEEALRRRGPDSLGCHRLHLCADGTIVDCDSGDGVCGGVGATELCFIGATLQLRGAEPVSQPLVAQSGSVLVYNGEIYGGINIANDQNDTQSLLSSLESCCCYDFHVADRDEAYCCCESVGKSVPQVLSTIKGPWALIYWQADSKTLWFGRDAFGRRSLLVHWPTPDDSRFILSSVSPPSFSRNNSAIEVNGLESGADPDFSGHTKVSYWEELPCGIYSIHLKDLDNNATCMKEGCVVEVRKHDWTDSSLHTLIRWERKLTVPTVDGLISAMGSVDKGNHNLPSCFRSCREAEDSTGNGFENRDVPSDICLSPAHRVLIALRESVMLRTNVNILCQSDLNKLKEAELAPIAILFSGGLDSMILAALLDQCLDSKWTIDLLNVSFDGHLAPDRVSSLAGLKELQRISPLRRWRLVEIDSNLANLKEESEHVMSLIYPSNTYMDLNIGIALWLAASGDGWVNGQDGDRYKHKSTSRVLLVGSGADEQCAGYGRHRTKYRVGGWVSLDEEMRLDVQRIWKRNMGRDDRCISDHGKEARFPFLDESVIRTLLEIPLWDIAKLDEPVGKGDKKILREVAKLLGLQEAAFLPKRAIQFGSRIARESNRKNFGSNRAANLASAGSVEVHKRND from the exons ATGTGCGGCATAGCCCTCGTCCTATCCGGCGACTGCCTAGTCGTCGCcccctccaccgccaccgccgccgccgccgccgctgcatcCGGAACACCGTTCTCCAACGAG GAGAAGGGCGTGTCCGTGGGTGAGCTCGAGGAGGCCCTACGGCGGCGAGGCCCGGACAGCCTTGGATGCCATAGGCTCCACCTTTGCGCAGACGGCACCATCGTAG ATTGTGACAGTGGAGACGGGgtttgtggtggtgttggtgcCACGGAGTTGTGCTTCATTGGTGCGACACTGCAGCTCAGGGGAGCCGAGCCGGTTTCGCAGCCACTGGTGGCGCAATCAGGAAGCGTTCTAGTGTATAATG GTGAGATATATGGAGGAATTAACATTGCCAATGATCAGAATGACACGCAATCACTCTTGTCTTCACTGGAATCTTGCTGTTGCTATGACTTCCATGTTGCTGATAGAGATGAAGCATACTGTTGCTGTGAGAGCGTAGGGAAATCAGTTCCACAGGTCCTCTCCACTATTAAAGGACCATGGGCTTTAATATACTGGCAGGCAG ACTCAAAGACATTGTGGTTTGGCCGGGATGCATTTGGGAGAAGAAGCCTGTTGGTACATTGGCCCACTCCTGATGATTCACGCTTTATATTATCATCAGTATCACCCCCTTCGTTTTCAAGGAATAACTCTG CAATAGAAGTAAATGGTTTGGAGTCAGGAGCGGACCCTGATTTTTCTGGCCATACCAAAGTTAGCTACTGGGAAGAGCTTCCTTGTGGGATATACAGCATTCACCTGAAAGACCTTGATAATAATGCCACATGTATGAAGGAAGGATGTGTCGTCGAAGTTAGAAAACATGATTGGACGGATTCTTCGTTGCATACATTAATACGATGGGAGAGAAAATTGACAGTTCCTACTGTGGATGGCTTGATTTCGGCCATGGGTTCTGTTGACAAAGGGAACCATAACCTGCCTTCGTGTTTCAGAAGCTGTAGAGAAGCTGAAGACAGTACAGGTAATGGGTTTGAGAATAGAGATGTCCCGTCAGATATTTGCTTATCTCCAG CACATAGAGTATTAATTGCACTAAGGGAGTCTGTAATGCTGCGAACCAATGTGAACATACTGTGTCAG AGTGATCTGAATAAACTCAAGGAAGCGGAGTTGGCCCCGATAGCAATCCTTTTCTCTGGTGGCTTGGACTCCATGATACTTGCAGCATTACTAGACCAGTGCCTTGATTCCAAAT GGACAATTGATTTGCTGAATGTCAGTTTTGATGGGCACCTAGCTCCAGATAGGGTTTCTTCACTGGCAGGACTGAAGGAGCTTCAGAGAATCTCCCCTCTGCGGAG ATGGCGTCTTGTTGAGATTGACAGTAATTTGGCGAACTTGAAAGAGGAAAGTGAACATGTGATGTCACTGATATACCCATCAAATACCTATATG GATTTGAACATTGGTATAGCCCTATGGTTAGCTGCTAGCGGGGATGGTTGGGTGAATGGGCAAGATGGTGATCGCTACAAGCACAAGTCAACATCTAGAGTCCTTTTAGTCGGTTCTGGAGCTGATGAGCAGTGTGCTGGTTATGGTAGACATCGTACTAAATATAGAGTTGGAGG ATGGGTTTCACTGGATGAGGAAATGAGACTAGATGTGCAAAGAATTTGGAAAAGAAACATGGGAAGAGATGATAGGTGCATTTCTGACCATGGCAAGGAG GCTCGTTTTCCATTTCTTGATGAGAGTGTGATCAGAACATTGTTGGAAATTCCACTATGGGATATCGCTAAACTTGATGAACCTGTGGGGAAGGGTGATAAGAAGATTCTGAGAGAG GTTGCAAAGCTGCTGGGTCTACAAGAAGCTGCTTTTCTGCCAAAGCGAGCAATCCAG TTTGGTTCGAGAATAGCAAGGGAATCAAACCGCAAGAACTTTGGCAGCAACCGAGCCGCGAACCTGGCGTCAGCAGGTAGCGTGGAGGTCCACAAGCGTAACGACTGA
- the LOC123398502 gene encoding asparagine synthetase domain-containing protein 1 isoform X1 yields the protein MCGIALVLSGDCLVVAPSTATAAAAAAASGTPFSNEEKGVSVGELEEALRRRGPDSLGCHRLHLCADGTIVDCDSGDGVCGGVGATELCFIGATLQLRGAEPVSQPLVAQSGSVLVYNGEIYGGINIANDQNDTQSLLSSLESCCCYDFHVADRDEAYCCCESVGKSVPQVLSTIKGPWALIYWQTDSKTLWFGRDAFGRRSLLVHWPTPDDSRFILSSVSPPSFSRNNSAIEVNGLESGADPDFSGHTKVSYWEELPCGIYSIHLKDLDNNATCMKEGCVVEVRKHDWTDSSLHTLIRWERKLTVPTVDGLISAMGSVDKGNHNLPSCFRSCREAEDSTGNGFENRDVPSDICLSPAHRVLIALRESVMLRTNVNILCQSDLNKLKEAELAPIAILFSGGLDSMILAALLDQCLDSKWTIDLLNVSFDGHLAPDRVSSLAGLKELQRISPLRRWRLVEIDSNLANLKEESEHVMSLIYPSNTYMDLNIGIALWLAASGDGWVNGQDGDRYKHKSTSRVLLVGSGADEQCAGYGRHRTKYRVGGWVSLDEEMRLDVQRIWKRNMGRDDRCISDHGKEARFPFLDESVIRTLLEIPLWDIAKLDEPVGKGDKKILREVAKLLGLQEAAFLPKRAIQFGSRIARESNRKNFGSNRAANLASAGSVEVHKRND from the exons ATGTGCGGCATAGCCCTCGTCCTATCCGGCGACTGCCTAGTCGTCGCcccctccaccgccaccgccgccgccgccgccgctgcatcCGGAACACCGTTCTCCAACGAG GAGAAGGGCGTGTCCGTGGGTGAGCTCGAGGAGGCCCTACGGCGGCGAGGCCCGGACAGCCTTGGATGCCATAGGCTCCACCTTTGCGCAGACGGCACCATCGTAG ATTGTGACAGTGGAGACGGGgtttgtggtggtgttggtgcCACGGAGTTGTGCTTCATTGGTGCGACACTGCAGCTCAGGGGAGCCGAGCCGGTTTCGCAGCCACTGGTGGCGCAATCAGGAAGCGTTCTAGTGTATAATG GTGAGATATATGGAGGAATTAACATTGCCAATGATCAGAATGACACGCAATCACTCTTGTCTTCACTGGAATCTTGCTGTTGCTATGACTTCCATGTTGCTGATAGAGATGAAGCATACTGTTGCTGTGAGAGCGTAGGGAAATCAGTTCCACAGGTCCTCTCCACTATTAAAGGACCATGGGCTTTAATATACTGGCAG ACAGACTCAAAGACATTGTGGTTTGGCCGGGATGCATTTGGGAGAAGAAGCCTGTTGGTACATTGGCCCACTCCTGATGATTCACGCTTTATATTATCATCAGTATCACCCCCTTCGTTTTCAAGGAATAACTCTG CAATAGAAGTAAATGGTTTGGAGTCAGGAGCGGACCCTGATTTTTCTGGCCATACCAAAGTTAGCTACTGGGAAGAGCTTCCTTGTGGGATATACAGCATTCACCTGAAAGACCTTGATAATAATGCCACATGTATGAAGGAAGGATGTGTCGTCGAAGTTAGAAAACATGATTGGACGGATTCTTCGTTGCATACATTAATACGATGGGAGAGAAAATTGACAGTTCCTACTGTGGATGGCTTGATTTCGGCCATGGGTTCTGTTGACAAAGGGAACCATAACCTGCCTTCGTGTTTCAGAAGCTGTAGAGAAGCTGAAGACAGTACAGGTAATGGGTTTGAGAATAGAGATGTCCCGTCAGATATTTGCTTATCTCCAG CACATAGAGTATTAATTGCACTAAGGGAGTCTGTAATGCTGCGAACCAATGTGAACATACTGTGTCAG AGTGATCTGAATAAACTCAAGGAAGCGGAGTTGGCCCCGATAGCAATCCTTTTCTCTGGTGGCTTGGACTCCATGATACTTGCAGCATTACTAGACCAGTGCCTTGATTCCAAAT GGACAATTGATTTGCTGAATGTCAGTTTTGATGGGCACCTAGCTCCAGATAGGGTTTCTTCACTGGCAGGACTGAAGGAGCTTCAGAGAATCTCCCCTCTGCGGAG ATGGCGTCTTGTTGAGATTGACAGTAATTTGGCGAACTTGAAAGAGGAAAGTGAACATGTGATGTCACTGATATACCCATCAAATACCTATATG GATTTGAACATTGGTATAGCCCTATGGTTAGCTGCTAGCGGGGATGGTTGGGTGAATGGGCAAGATGGTGATCGCTACAAGCACAAGTCAACATCTAGAGTCCTTTTAGTCGGTTCTGGAGCTGATGAGCAGTGTGCTGGTTATGGTAGACATCGTACTAAATATAGAGTTGGAGG ATGGGTTTCACTGGATGAGGAAATGAGACTAGATGTGCAAAGAATTTGGAAAAGAAACATGGGAAGAGATGATAGGTGCATTTCTGACCATGGCAAGGAG GCTCGTTTTCCATTTCTTGATGAGAGTGTGATCAGAACATTGTTGGAAATTCCACTATGGGATATCGCTAAACTTGATGAACCTGTGGGGAAGGGTGATAAGAAGATTCTGAGAGAG GTTGCAAAGCTGCTGGGTCTACAAGAAGCTGCTTTTCTGCCAAAGCGAGCAATCCAG TTTGGTTCGAGAATAGCAAGGGAATCAAACCGCAAGAACTTTGGCAGCAACCGAGCCGCGAACCTGGCGTCAGCAGGTAGCGTGGAGGTCCACAAGCGTAACGACTGA
- the LOC123398503 gene encoding transcription initiation factor TFIID subunit 8-like codes for MSDRGGSSGSGDEFGRAVARAAVAQALEAAGFDCTHRSAVDALVDVLLRYLTHLGRAAAFHANLAGRALANEYDIIQSLEEIGTDFDGFAGAGTSGRCLVGSGVVKDLMAFVDSKDEVPFTRPLPKFPIPRAPQPTPSFAVAERETGMRHVPEWLPAFPDPHTYVRTEVWSEQATKDRVDMVEQVRQRRKAEKSLLSLQQRLALAGADGFRPAVSEDSVAKGKEIQPAGSNRNPFLEPALPHGDKEVSEVDIPSERKKLSVLDAFAPAIQGANAMELDSGTGWDQNLNQKSIVPKVRAPVHLKFGIDKKPLAVALISNSMDLREDPSFLKEEQKDDRKRRAGMILRASMDNPQELSQL; via the coding sequence ATGAGTGACCGCGGGGGAAGCAGCGGCAGCGGGGACGAGTTCGGGAGGGCCGTGGCGCGGGCGGCGGTCGCGCAGGCGCTTGAGGCCGCAGGCTTCGACTGCACGCACCGCTCGGCCGTGGATGCGCTCGTCGACGTCCTCCTCCGCTACCTCACGCACCTCGGCAGGGCCGCGGCCTTCCACGCCAACCTCGCCGGCCGCGCGCTCGCCAACGAGTACGACATCATCCAGTCCCTCGAAGAAATCGGCACCGACTTTGATGGCTTCGCCGGGGCCGGCACCTCTGGCCGCTGCCTCGTCGGCTCAGGCGTCGTCAAGGACCTCATGGCCTTCGTTGACTCCAAGGACGAGGTGCCATTCACGCGTCCATTGCCCAAGTTCCCTATACCCCGCGCTCCGCAGCCCACGCCCAGCTTTGCTGTGGCTGAGAGGGAGACTGGGATGAGGCATGTGCCCGAGTGGCTACCGGCCTTCCCGGACCCACACACCTACGTCAGGACGGAGGTGTGGAGTGAGCAGGCGACCAAGGACAGGGTGGACATGGTCGAACAGGTGCGGCAGCGGAGGAAGGCCGAGAAGTCGCTGCTCAGCTTGCAGCAACGATTGGCCCTTGCGGGCGCTGATGGGTTTCGGCCGGCGGTTTCTGAGGACAGTGTAGCCAAAGGGAAGGAGATACAACCGGCTGGGAGCAACAGAAATCCTTTTCTTGAGCCCGCTTTGCCTCATGGAGACAAGGAGGTGTCAGAGGTTGACATCCCTTCTGAGCGGAAGAAACTTTCTGTCCTTGACGCATTTGCACCAGCAATTCAGGGTGCAAATGCTATGGAGCTTGATTCTGGGACAGGTTGGGACCAGAATCTGAACCAAAAGAGCATTGTTCCAAAGGTGAGGGCACCAGTGCACCTCAAGTTTGGAATAGACAAGAAGCCCCTGGCAGTGGCCCTCATTTCAAATTCCATGGATCTGAGGGAGGACCCGTCGTTTTTGAAGGAGGAACAAAAGGATGACCGGAAGCGGAGAGCTGGGATGATATTAAGGGCATCAATGGATAACCCACAGGAACTGTCGCAGCTTTAA